In the genome of Enterococcus hirae ATCC 9790, one region contains:
- a CDS encoding amino acid permease, with amino-acid sequence MQESKAKIPAKKLTFFGFLAMTISMVVSLYEYPTFATSGFSLVFFLLLGGLLWFIPVALCAAEMATVKGWEKGGVYTWVSRTLGKRFGFAAIFFQWFEITVGYLTMLYFLTGALSYATGISAIQNNKFLKLAILLIIFWAILLSQLRGTKYTSLIARIGFIAGILLPALVLFGLGIHYVASGAPLQTTLSMKTLIPDFSKLPTLVVFVSFILAYMGVETSASHANEMENPKKNYPLAMFVLVILAIILDTFGGLTVATTVPQQGLSLNTGVIQSLEFLLRHIDPSLAWIAKILAILVCLGVIGEIASWVTSPSKALHVAAEEGLLPAHFAKENAYGVPANLMIANGIVASIWATVFTLSGGGNNLSFLAAMSLTVVIYLMLYFMFFIGYLKLVYKDDSLERAYQVPGGKVVKTIVACLGLLTSLFAFCISFVPPSSIAAGQHGIYETILVISYLIVAVIPFTIYACRHKFQHANNK; translated from the coding sequence AAAATTCCTGCGAAGAAATTAACATTTTTTGGCTTTTTAGCCATGACGATCTCAATGGTTGTTTCACTTTATGAGTACCCAACATTTGCGACATCGGGCTTTAGTTTGGTTTTCTTCCTGTTGTTAGGCGGTTTGTTATGGTTTATTCCGGTAGCATTATGCGCGGCTGAAATGGCAACTGTTAAAGGCTGGGAAAAAGGCGGTGTCTACACTTGGGTAAGTCGCACGCTAGGTAAAAGATTTGGATTTGCTGCTATCTTTTTCCAATGGTTTGAAATCACAGTTGGTTACTTAACGATGCTGTATTTCCTGACAGGAGCATTATCTTATGCAACAGGAATCTCTGCGATTCAAAATAATAAGTTTTTGAAATTAGCGATTCTTTTAATTATTTTTTGGGCTATTTTATTGTCTCAATTAAGAGGGACAAAATATACTTCATTGATTGCTCGGATCGGGTTTATTGCAGGGATCTTGTTACCAGCACTAGTTCTATTCGGATTAGGTATCCACTATGTGGCTTCTGGCGCACCCTTACAAACGACACTATCAATGAAAACATTGATACCTGATTTCTCAAAATTACCAACATTAGTCGTTTTTGTTTCATTTATTTTAGCGTATATGGGGGTAGAAACTTCCGCTAGTCATGCAAATGAAATGGAAAATCCTAAAAAGAATTATCCACTAGCGATGTTCGTATTAGTTATATTAGCGATTATTTTGGATACATTTGGTGGATTGACAGTGGCAACAACTGTTCCTCAACAAGGATTATCACTCAATACAGGGGTTATTCAATCTCTTGAATTTTTATTGCGACACATTGATCCTAGTCTTGCTTGGATTGCAAAAATTCTTGCTATCTTAGTGTGCTTAGGGGTTATTGGAGAAATTGCATCATGGGTCACTTCACCATCTAAAGCCTTACATGTGGCTGCCGAAGAAGGTTTATTACCCGCACATTTTGCGAAAGAAAATGCTTATGGTGTACCGGCAAACTTAATGATTGCTAATGGGATCGTTGCATCCATTTGGGCAACTGTCTTTACATTAAGTGGTGGCGGAAATAATTTATCCTTCCTTGCAGCTATGTCACTAACAGTAGTTATCTATTTGATGCTGTATTTTATGTTTTTTATTGGCTATTTAAAATTAGTTTACAAAGATGATTCATTAGAACGGGCTTATCAAGTGCCAGGTGGAAAAGTTGTCAAAACTATTGTCGCTTGTTTAGGATTATTGACTTCACTATTTGCCTTTTGTATTTCTTTTGTACCACCTTCAAGTATTGCTGCAGGACAACATGGAATCTATGAAACGATTTTAGTCATTTCATATCTCATTGTTGCAGTTATTCCTTTTACGATTTATGCATGTCGTCATAAATTTCAACATGCAAATAATAAATAA
- the glsA gene encoding glutaminase A, translated as MDVKELEQLIGKNFHYYQTGHVADYIPALAQVNPEQLGMAIYDLKKNQLIEAGDSQVRFAIESMSKVPVLLLAIQDNGIDKVFQTINTEPTGFAFNSILNMELNHRHHPMNPFVNAGAIATTSLIAGKDPEDKFNRILAFMKEICDDPQITLNEEIYHSESRTGDINRSLAYYMKGNQMIDGDVSEILDVYFKQCSVNVTAKGIAKLGAVLANKGIAPWSGQQIITEESATIVKSIMTTAGLYDESGEFSVHVGVPAKSGVGGGLMVAVPNYYGMGVFSPALDAFGNSAAGIQLLKDVVEKLDVDIFD; from the coding sequence ATGGATGTCAAAGAATTAGAACAATTGATTGGGAAAAATTTCCACTACTATCAAACAGGACATGTAGCAGATTATATCCCAGCGCTTGCGCAAGTAAATCCGGAACAATTAGGAATGGCAATTTATGATTTGAAGAAAAATCAATTAATCGAAGCGGGTGATTCGCAAGTTCGTTTTGCGATTGAAAGCATGTCAAAAGTCCCCGTATTATTATTAGCCATCCAAGATAATGGCATCGATAAAGTCTTTCAAACGATCAATACAGAACCAACAGGTTTTGCTTTTAACTCGATTTTGAATATGGAACTCAATCATCGTCATCATCCAATGAATCCATTTGTGAATGCTGGTGCGATTGCAACCACTTCTTTGATTGCCGGAAAAGATCCAGAGGACAAATTCAATCGTATTTTAGCTTTTATGAAAGAAATTTGTGATGATCCTCAAATTACATTGAACGAAGAAATTTATCATTCTGAATCAAGAACTGGGGATATTAATCGCTCCTTGGCTTATTACATGAAAGGTAATCAAATGATCGACGGAGATGTATCAGAAATCCTCGATGTGTATTTTAAACAATGTTCAGTAAATGTGACTGCTAAAGGGATTGCCAAGTTAGGCGCTGTCTTAGCGAATAAAGGTATTGCTCCTTGGAGTGGACAACAAATCATTACAGAAGAAAGCGCAACGATTGTCAAATCAATTATGACAACTGCAGGATTGTACGATGAATCAGGGGAATTTTCTGTTCATGTCGGTGTTCCAGCTAAAAGTGGTGTCGGTGGGGGCCTAATGGTAGCTGTTCCTAATTATTATGGCATGGGTGTTTTCAGCCCAGCATTAGATGCTTTTGGTAATAGCGCAGCTGGAATCCAACTTTTAAAAGATGTTGTCGAAAAACTCGATGTTGATATTTTTGACTAA
- a CDS encoding Lsa family ABC-F type ribosomal protection protein, translated as MSKIEIKNLTFGYDNQVLPLFDQATLNFDTTWKLGLIGRNGRGKTTLLNILQDKLPYQGQIIHQQEFNYFPQEIGEEAQFTYDALNEIADVELLEIERELQLMETDPEILWRPFHTLSGGEKTKVLLVLLFVDDQHFPLIDEPTNHLDLVGRKQVANYLQKKNQGFIVISHDRGFIDEVVDHVLAIEKSQLELYQGNFSVYEEQKQLKNEFEIAQNEKIKKEVTRLKKTAAEKAEWSRSREGDKTKKSVGFIDTENRRVNRGAIGADAARTMKRSKAIVNRMETQIGEKEKLLKDIEYVEPLSMNVKKTHHKRLLTVENLQLGYQQLLFSPVNFTIDQNECVALTGGNGIGKSTIIHYLLDDFDGITAGTIHKPNQLTISYVRQNYEDNRGTLSEFAEKQKVDYQTFLNNLRKLGMEREVFHNRIEQMSMGQRKKVELAKSLSQEAELYIWDEPLNYLDVFNQVQLEQLILSFKPAMLVVDHDQVFLNKIADRLISLK; from the coding sequence ATGTCGAAGATAGAAATTAAAAATTTAACTTTTGGTTATGACAATCAAGTGCTACCCTTATTTGATCAAGCTACATTGAATTTTGATACTACTTGGAAATTAGGGTTGATCGGTCGGAATGGACGTGGAAAAACGACATTATTGAACATTTTACAAGATAAACTACCTTATCAAGGACAGATTATCCATCAGCAAGAATTTAACTATTTCCCTCAAGAAATTGGAGAAGAAGCACAATTTACTTATGATGCGTTGAATGAGATAGCTGATGTCGAACTTTTGGAAATCGAAAGAGAACTACAATTAATGGAAACTGACCCAGAGATTTTGTGGCGACCATTTCACACACTGTCTGGTGGTGAAAAAACAAAAGTACTCTTAGTACTGCTTTTTGTTGATGATCAGCATTTTCCTTTGATCGATGAGCCGACGAATCATTTGGATTTAGTCGGAAGAAAACAAGTAGCTAATTACTTGCAGAAAAAAAATCAAGGATTTATCGTGATCAGCCATGATCGCGGATTTATCGATGAAGTGGTCGATCATGTATTAGCAATTGAAAAAAGCCAATTAGAACTGTATCAGGGGAACTTTTCAGTATATGAAGAGCAAAAGCAGTTAAAAAATGAGTTTGAGATTGCCCAAAATGAAAAAATCAAAAAAGAAGTCACGCGCTTGAAGAAAACTGCAGCAGAAAAAGCAGAGTGGTCCCGCTCTCGTGAGGGAGATAAGACGAAAAAAAGCGTTGGGTTTATCGATACTGAAAATCGTAGAGTGAATCGTGGTGCAATTGGCGCGGATGCCGCTCGAACGATGAAACGCTCGAAAGCAATCGTGAATCGGATGGAAACGCAAATCGGGGAAAAAGAAAAATTATTGAAGGATATCGAATATGTAGAGCCTTTGTCAATGAATGTCAAAAAAACACATCATAAACGATTGCTGACTGTGGAGAATTTACAGCTGGGGTATCAACAGCTGCTTTTTTCGCCCGTTAATTTTACGATTGACCAAAACGAATGTGTGGCGTTGACAGGGGGAAACGGTATAGGGAAATCTACGATCATCCATTATCTTTTAGACGATTTTGATGGAATAACTGCAGGTACGATCCATAAGCCTAATCAACTAACGATCAGTTACGTGCGTCAGAATTATGAAGATAATCGAGGTACGCTCAGTGAATTTGCAGAAAAGCAAAAAGTTGATTATCAAACATTTTTAAATAATCTCCGCAAGTTAGGGATGGAAAGAGAAGTCTTTCATAACCGAATTGAGCAGATGAGTATGGGGCAACGCAAAAAAGTTGAACTAGCCAAGTCGCTTTCTCAAGAAGCGGAATTATATATTTGGGATGAACCGTTGAACTATTTAGATGTCTTCAATCAAGTCCAGTTGGAGCAACTGATTTTATCGTTTAAACCTGCAATGTTGGTTGTGGATCATGACCAAGTCTTCTTAAATAAAATAGCTGATCGACTCATTTCACTCAAATAA
- a CDS encoding DUF871 domain-containing protein translates to MFGFSIFMNEALTIEKKAYIQKMAKNGFDGIFTSMHIPEDDASLYKKRLTELGECAKENQLDLMVDISGDALKHAGFSMADLEPLKKIGVTGLRMDYHLSNEQIANWSHQIKISLNASTITPQDVTELQVANADFSQLEAWHNYYPRPETGLDRKWYQEKNHWLKEQGFTIQGFVAGDEALRGPLYQGLPTLESHRHVHPLAAALDLMSCDTDLIYIGDGGLSEEVQEQFAMYQREQTILLHAEVIDAQFYEYILGNHMNRQDEARDVIRSADARFRNIPQIPPRDTKERAKGTITLDNERYLRYMGEIQITKKDLPADEKVNRVAQISEAELPLLEQIRAGVNFKIIRREGKTNEAN, encoded by the coding sequence ATGTTTGGTTTTTCGATTTTTATGAATGAAGCTTTAACGATAGAAAAAAAAGCTTATATCCAAAAGATGGCAAAGAATGGGTTTGATGGGATATTTACTTCTATGCATATTCCTGAAGATGATGCTAGTTTATATAAAAAACGGTTAACAGAACTAGGCGAATGTGCCAAAGAAAATCAATTGGATCTAATGGTAGATATTTCTGGAGATGCTTTAAAACATGCTGGATTTTCGATGGCAGATTTAGAGCCATTAAAAAAGATTGGCGTTACTGGGTTACGAATGGATTATCATCTTTCAAATGAACAAATTGCGAATTGGAGCCATCAAATCAAAATCAGTTTAAACGCCAGCACGATCACTCCACAAGATGTCACAGAATTACAAGTCGCTAATGCAGATTTTTCTCAACTTGAAGCATGGCATAATTACTATCCGCGTCCCGAAACTGGATTAGATCGGAAATGGTATCAAGAAAAAAATCATTGGCTAAAAGAACAAGGCTTTACAATCCAAGGTTTTGTGGCAGGGGACGAAGCCTTACGTGGTCCGTTATATCAAGGTTTACCTACTTTAGAAAGTCATCGACATGTCCATCCTTTAGCTGCTGCTCTGGATTTGATGTCATGCGATACAGATTTGATTTATATCGGTGATGGCGGACTTTCAGAAGAAGTTCAAGAACAATTTGCCATGTATCAAAGAGAACAAACAATTTTACTACATGCTGAAGTAATTGATGCCCAGTTTTACGAGTATATTTTAGGAAACCATATGAATCGGCAAGATGAGGCAAGAGATGTTATCCGCAGTGCGGATGCACGGTTTAGAAACATCCCTCAAATTCCTCCTCGTGATACGAAAGAACGAGCAAAAGGAACGATTACTTTAGATAATGAACGATATCTTCGTTACATGGGGGAAATTCAAATTACTAAAAAGGATTTACCAGCAGATGAAAAAGTGAATCGAGTCGCTCAAATAAGCGAAGCCGAGTTACCGCTACTTGAGCAAATCCGTGCAGGGGTAAATTTTAAAATAATTAGAAGAGAAGGAAAAACAAATGAAGCAAATTAA
- the murQ gene encoding N-acetylmuramic acid 6-phosphate etherase, which yields MKQINLENLTTERRNQQTFGLDEMSVTQAVQLMNQEDHKVAEAVSKELASIEPVIQQTIKSFQQGGRLIYMGAGTSGRLGVLDAAECVPTFGVEPEMVIGLIAGGEAAMTVAVEGAEDSLELGKEDLVNLGLTENDMVIGIAASGRTPYVIGGLDYARTIGATTATISCNKNAEISQHADYPIEVDAGPEFLTGSTRLKSGTAQKLILNMISTISMIGIGKVFNNLMVDVKPTNEKLIERSKRIIMQATEVDYQTAEKYFNEADKNVKLAIVMILTNSDKATAEEKLVEANGFVKGTL from the coding sequence ATGAAGCAAATTAATTTAGAAAATCTAACAACAGAGCGACGAAATCAACAAACATTTGGACTTGATGAAATGAGTGTTACCCAAGCAGTTCAGCTAATGAACCAAGAAGATCATAAAGTAGCCGAAGCCGTTTCAAAAGAATTGGCTAGCATCGAACCAGTGATCCAACAGACGATTAAATCTTTCCAACAAGGTGGTCGATTGATCTACATGGGTGCCGGTACAAGTGGTCGTTTAGGTGTGCTAGATGCTGCAGAGTGTGTACCAACATTTGGTGTAGAACCTGAGATGGTCATTGGCTTGATTGCTGGTGGTGAAGCAGCCATGACAGTTGCGGTTGAAGGAGCAGAAGACTCTTTAGAGTTAGGGAAAGAAGATTTAGTAAACTTAGGATTAACTGAAAATGATATGGTCATCGGGATTGCCGCAAGTGGTCGTACACCGTATGTGATTGGCGGTTTAGATTATGCTCGTACAATCGGTGCGACTACTGCTACAATTTCTTGTAATAAAAATGCTGAAATCAGTCAACATGCCGATTATCCGATCGAAGTTGATGCAGGACCTGAGTTTCTAACCGGTTCAACTCGCCTAAAATCTGGTACAGCACAAAAATTGATTTTGAATATGATCTCAACAATTAGTATGATCGGGATTGGCAAAGTGTTCAATAACTTGATGGTCGATGTGAAACCGACCAACGAAAAATTGATTGAGCGTTCAAAACGAATCATTATGCAAGCAACAGAGGTTGACTATCAAACCGCTGAGAAGTATTTTAATGAAGCAGATAAAAATGTGAAATTAGCGATCGTGATGATTTTAACCAATAGTGATAAAGCGACAGCAGAAGAAAAATTAGTTGAAGCAAACGGCTTTGTAAAAGGAACCTTATGA
- a CDS encoding glucose PTS transporter subunit IIA: MAKNELTLEKLATRIYAGVGGMGNVESIVHCMTRVRMKIINDELVDVAKLKAIPGVLGVVEDEQLQVIIGPGKVNKVAQTMVDQAGVKLGEQISSGNRASDKSSASGKDLVNERAQAMKAAQKNKQKPSKIKSILKDISNIFVPMIPAFVGTGIVAGIAAVLANLVTAGTLDAATWQQYIDIMNILKNGMFSFLVIYTGINAAQVFGATPTLGGVIGAVVLLTGMNPEAPLKNLFTGEALAAGQGGILGVIFAVWLLAIVEKKLHKVVPDSIDIIVTPTLSLIAIGLVEIFFIMPLAGFISDGMVGGINWVLGVGGAFSGFVLGTLFLPMVMFGLHQILTPIHVQMIDETGKTLLLPILAMAGAGQVGAALALWVRCKKDKELTEMIKGALPVGILGIGEPLIYGVTLPLGRPFITACIGGGIGGAVVGMIGNVGAIAIGPSGAALIPLISDGKWLGYVLGLLAAYAGGFLATFFFGIPKEQLEKEELAEETTTEMTPMTENTGAVSTSEISLAAVADGVVESLEKASDPVFAQKMMGEGYFVEPINGQIYSPVSGTISSVFPTKHAIGITTANGLEVLLHMGINTVDLGGTPFEVKVTEGQLVTPDTLVAQVDLAAIKAAGKETSMMVLITNMEKVKNFVLEKTGETKAKAKVMTVEATKN, encoded by the coding sequence ATGGCTAAAAATGAATTGACTTTAGAAAAACTAGCAACGCGGATCTATGCTGGTGTAGGCGGAATGGGCAATGTCGAAAGCATTGTCCACTGCATGACCCGTGTTCGAATGAAGATCATTAATGATGAGCTTGTCGATGTTGCAAAATTGAAAGCGATACCTGGTGTATTAGGCGTTGTTGAGGACGAACAACTGCAAGTGATCATCGGTCCTGGTAAAGTGAACAAAGTAGCACAAACGATGGTAGATCAAGCAGGTGTAAAATTAGGAGAACAGATTTCTTCAGGAAATAGAGCTTCTGATAAGTCGTCAGCCTCAGGAAAAGATTTGGTAAATGAGAGAGCGCAAGCGATGAAAGCTGCTCAAAAAAATAAACAAAAACCTTCAAAAATCAAATCAATCTTGAAAGATATTTCGAACATTTTCGTCCCTATGATTCCAGCATTTGTCGGTACTGGGATCGTGGCAGGGATTGCTGCGGTACTAGCAAACTTAGTGACAGCGGGTACATTAGATGCAGCAACTTGGCAACAATACATTGATATCATGAACATTCTAAAAAATGGTATGTTCAGTTTCTTAGTGATTTATACAGGGATCAATGCAGCTCAAGTTTTTGGTGCAACACCAACTCTTGGTGGTGTTATCGGTGCGGTAGTCTTATTAACAGGCATGAATCCAGAAGCGCCACTTAAAAACTTATTCACTGGAGAAGCGTTAGCTGCAGGTCAAGGTGGGATTTTAGGTGTTATTTTTGCTGTCTGGTTATTAGCAATCGTTGAAAAAAAATTGCATAAAGTTGTACCAGATTCCATTGATATTATTGTTACCCCTACATTATCATTGATTGCTATTGGCTTAGTCGAAATTTTCTTCATCATGCCACTCGCTGGTTTCATCTCAGATGGAATGGTTGGCGGAATCAACTGGGTATTAGGTGTAGGTGGTGCCTTTTCAGGATTTGTCTTGGGGACACTATTCTTACCGATGGTTATGTTCGGATTGCATCAAATCTTAACACCGATCCATGTCCAAATGATTGATGAAACAGGAAAAACACTATTATTACCTATTTTGGCGATGGCTGGTGCCGGACAAGTCGGAGCAGCATTAGCATTGTGGGTTCGTTGTAAAAAAGATAAAGAATTGACTGAAATGATCAAAGGTGCGTTACCCGTAGGAATCTTAGGAATCGGTGAACCATTGATCTACGGTGTGACACTGCCGTTAGGACGTCCATTCATTACCGCTTGTATCGGTGGTGGTATTGGTGGTGCTGTTGTTGGGATGATTGGAAATGTAGGTGCTATTGCGATCGGGCCTTCTGGTGCTGCTTTGATCCCATTGATTTCAGATGGAAAATGGTTAGGGTATGTCTTAGGGCTACTCGCTGCTTACGCAGGTGGTTTCCTAGCAACATTCTTCTTTGGTATTCCTAAAGAGCAATTGGAGAAAGAAGAATTAGCTGAAGAAACAACAACTGAAATGACACCAATGACGGAAAATACAGGAGCAGTCAGCACAAGTGAAATTTCATTAGCTGCTGTAGCTGATGGAGTAGTTGAATCACTTGAAAAGGCAAGTGATCCCGTATTTGCTCAAAAAATGATGGGAGAAGGTTACTTTGTTGAGCCAATCAATGGGCAGATTTATTCACCAGTAAGTGGAACGATCAGCTCAGTGTTCCCCACTAAACATGCGATTGGTATCACAACCGCTAATGGATTAGAAGTGTTACTTCACATGGGGATCAATACAGTTGACCTTGGTGGTACACCATTTGAGGTGAAGGTAACAGAAGGTCAGTTGGTGACACCTGATACACTTGTTGCTCAAGTCGATTTAGCAGCAATCAAAGCTGCCGGTAAAGAAACTTCGATGATGGTTTTAATTACCAATATGGAGAAAGTAAAAAATTTCGTTTTAGAAAAAACAGGTGAGACAAAAGCCAAAGCGAAGGTCATGACTGTTGAAGCTACAAAAAATTGA
- the nrdI gene encoding class Ib ribonucleoside-diphosphate reductase assembly flavoprotein NrdI: protein MNILYISISGNTRAFAKKLAEYAANQHELNPQLPEITLKEIHENSDFQQESEPFFTFVPTYLDGGNGLDNGDTEILTETMREYLEYEDNHTLCLGVVGSGNKNFNNQYCLTAKQYASQFGFPFLADYELRGTPADVERVYQKLVETANQ, encoded by the coding sequence ATGAACATTCTATATATATCGATCTCTGGAAACACACGAGCTTTCGCTAAAAAACTTGCTGAATATGCTGCGAACCAACATGAGTTAAATCCTCAATTACCAGAAATCACGCTAAAAGAAATTCATGAAAATAGTGACTTTCAACAAGAGAGTGAACCTTTCTTCACTTTTGTACCCACTTACTTAGATGGAGGAAATGGGTTAGATAACGGTGATACAGAAATTTTAACAGAAACCATGCGTGAATATCTGGAATACGAAGACAATCATACGCTTTGTCTGGGTGTCGTAGGGAGTGGAAACAAAAATTTTAATAATCAATATTGCTTAACCGCTAAACAATACGCCAGCCAATTTGGCTTCCCTTTCCTCGCCGACTATGAATTACGGGGAACCCCAGCAGATGTTGAGCGAGTATATCAAAAATTAGTCGAAACAGCTAACCAATAA
- a CDS encoding basic amino acid/polyamine antiporter, which produces MDTEQQNKGIGLFPLAALVIGSAIGGGVFGIMTDISGSAGAPAIFSWVLVGTAMLMLSLSINNINKKRPELEGGIFSYAEAGFGRFAGFISGWGYWLTCWLGNVAFATLLMSALGYFFPVFDGGQNIASIVMSTLFLWGYAWLVNRGVENASYVNAIVTICKLVPLFLFIVVAISTFSLQQFIDNFSSDIILSANGQPVPFSSQILSCIMVMLWVFVGIEGASVVGSRAKKKSDVGKATILGIFGLIIIYVLVSMLPYGTMSMKELQGIQTQPAMGYVFEMMVGKWGAILINGGLIISLVGVWLSWTILPIETMRNMADANLLPKRWGQVNKKGAPTYAIVLTTICTNVFLLSLLFTDSAYNFAYTLGTAAIFFTWLFLGLYQMKLSYQRKEWGQFFIGFLASAFQVWAMLVVAFNEVMLVLVLFLPGIFFYLRARKEQNEPIPHLHLDKFLLVGVTMIGLTAMILFATGVLHV; this is translated from the coding sequence ATGGATACAGAGCAACAGAACAAAGGAATAGGATTGTTTCCACTAGCGGCCTTAGTGATTGGGTCAGCGATAGGAGGTGGCGTATTTGGTATTATGACGGACATCTCCGGATCGGCTGGTGCCCCAGCTATTTTTAGTTGGGTGCTAGTTGGAACAGCTATGTTGATGCTCTCGTTATCAATCAATAATATCAATAAAAAACGTCCAGAGCTGGAAGGTGGTATTTTCAGCTATGCAGAAGCTGGTTTCGGACGTTTTGCTGGATTTATCAGTGGTTGGGGTTATTGGCTTACTTGTTGGTTGGGGAACGTAGCCTTTGCTACGTTGCTAATGAGTGCTTTAGGTTACTTTTTCCCAGTATTCGACGGAGGTCAGAATATCGCTTCGATCGTTATGAGCACTTTGTTTTTATGGGGATATGCTTGGCTAGTCAATCGTGGGGTCGAAAATGCAAGTTATGTGAACGCTATTGTAACGATCTGTAAACTTGTCCCACTATTTTTATTTATTGTTGTAGCAATCAGTACCTTTTCACTGCAACAATTTATCGATAATTTTTCTAGTGATATCATATTGAGTGCGAATGGCCAGCCCGTGCCATTTTCTAGTCAGATATTGAGCTGTATCATGGTGATGTTATGGGTGTTTGTTGGGATCGAAGGAGCTTCTGTGGTTGGTTCTCGTGCAAAGAAAAAATCAGATGTAGGGAAAGCAACGATCCTTGGTATTTTTGGTTTAATCATCATTTATGTTTTAGTTTCGATGTTACCTTATGGGACAATGTCAATGAAAGAATTGCAAGGAATCCAAACACAGCCAGCGATGGGCTATGTGTTTGAAATGATGGTAGGAAAATGGGGAGCAATCTTGATCAACGGTGGTTTGATCATTTCGCTTGTAGGTGTCTGGTTATCTTGGACGATTTTACCGATTGAAACCATGAGGAATATGGCAGATGCTAACTTATTACCGAAACGCTGGGGTCAAGTCAATAAAAAAGGTGCGCCAACATATGCTATTGTCTTAACGACGATTTGTACTAATGTTTTCTTACTTTCTTTATTGTTCACGGATAGTGCGTATAATTTTGCTTACACACTTGGGACAGCAGCGATATTCTTTACTTGGTTATTCTTAGGTCTTTATCAGATGAAACTATCTTATCAAAGAAAAGAATGGGGGCAATTCTTTATCGGCTTTTTAGCCAGTGCATTTCAAGTCTGGGCAATGCTCGTGGTTGCTTTCAATGAAGTGATGTTAGTGTTAGTACTCTTCTTACCTGGGATCTTCTTTTATTTAAGAGCCCGGAAAGAACAAAATGAGCCAATCCCTCATCTTCACTTAGATAAATTTTTATTAGTCGGTGTCACAATGATCGGACTAACAGCAATGATTCTATTTGCTACAGGCGTTTTACATGTTTAA
- a CDS encoding histidine phosphatase family protein produces MLYVTRHGETTWNAAERVCGRADAPLTEKGQKQAEKLAEKVSELQIPVTKIIHSPLQRAKDTAQAVADKLHLPMEVDERLIEMDFGEYDGMPSHETIFQEARQEFAVRFPNGESVLDVYARVVPLIEECLADEENVYLLVCHNALIRIMNAYFHPMPNETFFDFFVENTELVTFPSKHELNTIKS; encoded by the coding sequence ATGTTATATGTAACTAGACATGGCGAGACAACTTGGAATGCAGCAGAACGGGTCTGCGGGAGAGCGGATGCCCCATTAACAGAAAAAGGGCAAAAACAAGCGGAGAAATTGGCTGAAAAAGTTTCAGAATTACAAATCCCAGTCACGAAGATTATCCATTCCCCTTTACAACGTGCAAAAGATACAGCGCAAGCCGTTGCCGATAAACTTCACTTGCCAATGGAAGTAGATGAACGGTTAATCGAAATGGATTTTGGGGAATACGACGGGATGCCAAGTCATGAAACAATCTTTCAAGAAGCACGACAAGAATTTGCGGTGCGTTTTCCAAATGGTGAATCAGTGTTAGATGTTTATGCTCGAGTTGTTCCATTGATCGAAGAATGTCTTGCTGATGAAGAGAATGTCTACCTATTAGTTTGTCATAATGCGTTGATTCGTATCATGAACGCTTATTTCCATCCTATGCCAAATGAGACATTCTTTGATTTTTTTGTTGAAAATACGGAATTAGTTACTTTTCCTAGTAAACATGAGCTGAACACTATAAAGTCTTAA